CATACCGCCTCCGATGGTGTGGGTTTGGAATCCGTGGGACAGGGGGAGATTATAGGAATCCTTCTCGGCCCGATGCAACGGGAAAGATCGGCCCGCGGACCGTCGCGCACCGCCGCCCCACCCTCACCTCCCGCCCCCGCGAACGGCCCGGGCGACCGTGGTCAGCGCGAAGCAGGACGAAGCGGCAAGGACGACCGTGGCGCCGGTCGCCGTGTCGAGATAATAGGAGGCGACGAGGCCGGAAACCGCGGAGAGGACGGCGATCGCCACGGAGAGGCGGAACGCCGCACCGGCTCCCCGGGCGATGTTGCGCGCGGCGGCGGCCGGGATCACGAGAAGCGCGGTCACGAGCAAAATCCCCACCGTGCGGATCGCGGTCGTCACCACCAGCGCCACCACCAGGGAGAA
This genomic window from Deltaproteobacteria bacterium contains:
- a CDS encoding metal ABC transporter permease: FSLVVALVVTTAIRTVGILLVTALLVIPAAAARNIARGAGAAFRLSVAIAVLSAVSGLVASYYLDTATGATVVLAASSCFALTTVARAVRGGGR